The genomic region GCGGACGGCGGCGTCGTTATCTCGGCAAGCCACAACCCGCCCGAGTACAACGGCATCAAGTTTTTCGGCCCCGACGGCATGAAGGCCACTGACGACGTCGAGGACGCCCTGGCCGCCTTCGCCGCCGACGGCTGGCGCACCCAGCAGTTCGGCACGGGCGAGCAGGTCGGCGCCCTGCGCAAGCTCAAGCTCGCGCGCGAGACGTACATCAACCACGCCATCGCGACGATCGACTGCGACCTCACGGGCCTGACGATCGCCGTGGACTGTGCGCACGGTGCCTCGTGCCGCACGACTCCGGCTGCCCTCGAGCGCCTCGGCGCGCGCGTGCACGTCATCAACACGGACTACAACGGCATGGACATCAACGTGGGCTGTGGCTCCACGCACCTGGACGCCGTGCGCGAGCTTGTCGCTAAGACGGGTGCCGACGTCGGCATCGCCCACGACGGAGACGCCGACCGCGTGCTGTTCGTGGACGCCGCCGGCGAGGAGGTCGACGGCGACAAGGTGCTCGCCATCTGCGCTCGCGACCTGTCCGAGCGCGGCGAGCTCGAGGCGGGCGAGGTCGTCTCGACCGTCATGTGCAACATGGGCCTGACGCGCGCCATGGACGAGCTCGGCGTCTCCGTGGCCCAGACGCCCGTGGGCGACCGCTTCGTGCTGCAGCGCATGCTGGCCGACGGCGCCGTCCTGGGTGGCGAGCAGTCCGGCCACATCATCTTCCTGCGCCACAACACGACGGGCGACGGCCTCGTGACGGCCCTGCAGTTGCTCGCTGTCATGAAGCGCACCGGGCGCTCTCTGGCTGACCTCGCGCGCGTCATGCGCCGCTACCCGCAGTCGCTCGTCAACGTGCGCACGCCGCGCAAGGCTGAGTGGCAGGACAACGAGTTCGTCACGCGCGCCATCGACGAGGCCAACGCGGCGCTCGCCGGCGACGGGCGCATCCTTGTGCGCGCGTCAGGCACCGAGCCGCTCGTGCGCGTCATGGTCGAGGCTGCCAGCGAGCAGATCGCCGGCGACGTGGCCGAGGGCATTGCGGCTGTCGTGCGCGAGCAGCTCGACGGCGAGTAGGTAGGCGCTTCGACGGTGCGGATGGCGTCGTAGGCAGGCCGGGCGATGGGGTGACGTTGTGAAGCCCCGCCGCCCGGCCTGCTCGTTTTTGCCGCCGATCCGGTGCGGCGCGCCCCGAAACCGCACATACACCAGCGCGGCGCTAGCATTCGTCGGATGCAGGCGTTGCGAAAGCAAACGCGGCGCTTCGCATGCAAAAGCGAGCACTCCTTCACACCCTCACTCGGGAGGCGTCTATGTGCGGCATCGTGGGATATACGGGACGCGAGCAGGCGGAGCCCATCCTGCTCAAGGGCCTGCAGTCACTTGAGTATCGCGGCTATGACTCGGCGGGCATGGCTGTCATCGACAGGGCAGGTGCGCTGCACCTCATGAAGCGCAAGGGCAAGGTGCAGATGCTGGCCGACGCCCTGGCCGAACACCCGCTCGACGGTACGTGCGGCATCGCGCACACCCGCTGGGCGACGCACGGTGTGCCTTCCGAGCGCAATGCCCACCCGTTCGCCGACTGCACCGGCACGATCTCGCTGCTGCACAACGGCATCATCGAGAACTACGCCGAGCTGCGCGCCGAGCTCGTCGCCGCGGGCCACACGTTTACGTCCGAGACAGACTCCGAGGTCGTTGTCCATCTTGTCGAGAGCCTGTACGACGGCGACCTCGCCGCTGCCCTGCGCGCCGCCTGCCAGCGCCTCGACGGAGCGTGGGCCCTCGTTGCCGTGTCCGCCCGCGAGCCGGGCGTCATCGTGGCCGCCCGCAAGGGCTCGCCGCTCGTCGTCGCCTCGACGCCCAAGGGCGCCCTGGCCGCAAGCGACCTCACGGCGCTGGCCCCCTACACGCGCGACGTCGTGGCGCTGGAGGACAACGAGTTCGCCGTGCTGCGCGCCGACGGCTCCGTCGAAGTCACCGACGCGCAGGGCCAGCGTGTGGACGTCGAGACGCTGCACATCGACTGGGACGTGTCCTCGGCCACGCTCGGCGGCTACCCCGACTTCATGATGAAGGAGATCTCCGAGCAGCCGCAGGCCCTCGAACGGCTGCTGCACGACCGCGTGCGCTCTGGTCGCGTCGAGCTGGACGAGCTCGACCTCACCGACGACGAGCTGCGCGCCATCGACCGCATCTACGTCGTCGCCTGCGGCACGAGCTACCATGCGGGCCTCGTGGCCAAGGCGCTCATCGAGAGCTGGGCGCGCGTGCCCGTCGAGGTCGACGTCGCTTCTGAGCTCATGTATCGCGACGCGCTCGTGACGCCGCACACGCTGTGCCTCGTCATCACTCAGTCGGGCGAGACGGCCGAGACGCTGCTGTGCGCCCGCCGCCTCAAGGACATGGGGGCGCGCCTGCTCGCCGTGACGAACGTGCTGGGTTCCACGGCCGCGCGTGACGCCGACGGCGTGCTCTACCTGCAGTCGGGCCCCGAGGTCTCCGTGGCCTCCACCAAGGCGTATACCTCGATGCTCGTGGCGATGGTCCTCATCGCGCTGTTCCTCGCGTCCAAGCGCGGCCGCATGGACGCCGGCGAGGTCGCCGAGCACCTGGCGACGCTCGAGCGCCTGCCTGCCGTCGTGCGCACGGCCCTCGACCGCCAGGGCTTGGCCGCCGAGGCGGCAACGGCGTTCGAAGGGGCGCACTCGGCGCTGTTCCTCGGGCGCGGCCTGAACTCCGCGAGCGCGCGAGAGGGCGCTCTCAAGCTCAAGGAGGTCAGCTACCTGCACGCCGAGGCCTATCCGGCCGGCGAGATGAAGCATGGCCCCATCGCCCTCATCGACCTGGGCTTCCCCGTGGTCGTCGTCGTGCCGCGCGACGCCCTGCGCGCCAAGACCGTCTCGAACATCGCCGAGATCAAGGCTCGCGGCGCCGTCGTCATCGCCGTGGCGACGCAGGGCGACGATGAGGTGGCGGCTCTTGCGGATCACGTGCTGTGGCTGCCCCCGCTGCCTGACTGGTGCACGCCGGTCGTCGTGGCTGTCTACCTGCAGCTCATGGCGCGCGACGTCGCGCTCGACCGCGGCTGCGACGTCGACAGGCCGCGCAACCTGGCAAAGTCCGTCACGACGGAGTAGGGGCGCGCGACCCGGCGGCGCGGGGCTGGGGCACGCGGGAGATATTGCGCGAGAGGCGGGGCTCGACGGGCGAAGGCGTCCCGGCGGGCCCCGCACGGGTATCATGGGGCGCATGAGGACGGGATGAGGCTCGCTCAAGACATCGGAGGTGACGAGCGTGGCGCGCGTGGGCATGGACATCGTCGAGACGGGTCGGATGCGCGACACGCTGTTTCGCACGTCGCGCTTCAAGTATCGCGTGTTCACCGACGCCGAGCGCGCCTGGTGCGACGCGCGCCCCGACCCGGCGAGCGCGTACGCGGGCTGCTTTGCCGCGCGCCAGGCGACGCTCAAAGCCCTGGGCTGCGGGTGGTTCGGCCAGGGCGTCCGCTTCTCCGACGTCTCGGTGAGCCACGACGCCAAGGGCCGTCCCTTCATGGTGCTCGCGGGCGCGGCGGAGCGCATCGCGCGCGGCCAGGGCATCACGGACGTGTTCGTGTCCATCGCGCACACCCGCGGGCTGGCCGTGGCGAATGCCGTTGCCGCGACGCCCGACTCGGTCCCCCGGCGCGACGAGAAGGTCGACGAGCGCGCCGTCATCGCCGAGCAGTTCAAGCAGGCGCGGGCTCTGCTCGACGAGCTCGATCGTCCCGCAGACGCAGGGACGTCCAGGGGCGGAACCTCGGGCCCCTCAGCAAGACATGCCGCGGGCGGAGTGGACGCGCCCGATACGACGGAAGGATGATGCATCGTGCAGCCAGTCATGAGCGTAGCCGACGTGCGGGAGTTCGAGCGGGCGCTCGTCGAGAAGGGGACGCCCCTCGCCGAGCTCATGCGCCGCGCCGGCGCCGTCGTCGCCGTGCAGGCGGCTCGGTTCGTGCAGCACGGCTCCGTCGTCGTGCTGTGCGGTATGGGCAACAACGGTGGTGACGGCTGGGTCGCGGCGGACAACCTCGCGCGCCACGGCTACGAGGTCAGCGTCGTCGCGCCTGCTACGCCTGCCGTCATGAAGAGCGAGCTTGCCCGCCGCATGGCCACGCGCGCGACCGACATGGGCGTGCCGGTGCACGTCGCGCCGACGCCCGAAGAGCTCGAGGAGCTGCTCCTGCCGGCCGATGTTGTCATCGACGCGTGCTTTGGCATCGGGTTCCACGGCGCGCTGCCTGAGCCCTACGAGACGTGGGTGCAGGTCGTCGACGAGATATTCGACGGCCACCTCGTATCCGTGGACGTGCCGAGCGGCATCGACGCGACGAGCGGCATGGCGGATGGCGCCCACTTCGACGCCGACGTCACCGTGACGATGTTTGCGGCCAAGCCCGGCCTCGTGAGCGGAAGGGGCCGCGCCGCGAGTGGCCGCGTTGTCGTGGCGAGCCTTACGGACGACGACGAGGGGCTGCAGGACATCTCTGACGCCGCGGCCGCCTTCGTCATGGAGGAGCGCGACTACCTCGACGTACTGCCCGAGCCCGACCCGCTGCAGGACAAGTACACGCGCGGCCGCGTCGTCGTCGTGGCGGGCTCGTCGCGCTATCCCGGCGCCGCCATCATGGCTGCGACGGCCGCCGCGCGCAGCGGTGCGGGCTACGTGACGCTTGTCGTGCCGGCCCCCGTCGTGCCCGTCGCCCAGATGCACCTGCTCTCCGTGCCCGTCATCGGCCTGCCGGCCGACCCGGAGGGTGCATTCTCCGTCGAGGCCGCCGACCGGGTCGCTGCGCTCGTGGAGCGGGCCGACGCCGTGCTGGCGGGCCCGGGCATGACGACATCGCTCGGCGCCTGCGAGGTCGTGCGCAACCTTCTGCGCACGGATCGCCCGCTCGTGCTCGACGCCGACGCGCTCAACGCCGCCGTGCGCATCTGCGCCGGCTCGGCCGCGGCGCATCCCGACGCGCTGCGCCGCGAGGCCCCGCTCGTGCTGACGCCGCACCGCCGCGAGCTGGCGCGCCTCATGGGCGGCGAGCTCGAGCGCACGCAGACGCTGGCCGGCGCTATGGAGGCGGCTCAGGACCTTGCGTGGGCCGTGGGCTCGGCCAACTTCTGCGTCATCGCGAAGGGGCCCGTCAGCGCCGTCGCGACGATCGACTCGACGCTCATCCCCCAGCCCGGCCCCGTCGCGCTGGCGACGGCCGGCACGGGCGACGTGCTTGCCGGCATGACGGCGAGCCTGCTGGCGCAGTTCTTTGCGACGATGGACGAAGAGGAGCGCGCCGAGGGCATCGACTCGTCCGACCTGCTCATGCTCATGGCGGGGGCAGATCGCGTGCACGCCGTGGCCGGCGAGCTCGCCTGCCGCGCGCACGGCTCCCGCGGCGTCATGGCACCCGACGTCGCCGACGTGGCGGGGAAGGCCATCGACGAGCTGCTGCGGCGCGCCGAGCGCGACTTCGACGAGGCATCGGACGACCCGGGAACTGTGCTCGAGGGCGACGCGACCCTCGCGGACGAGGAACCGGCGGTAAAGGCCGCAGCTCCGGAGCTGCAGGGGGCTTCCGAGGAGACACCTGCTGCTGCGAGCAAGCCCGAGGCCGAGCCCGAGCGGCAGGCCGGGGCCCCCGCCCCCACGCGACGCGAGCTGCTGGCGGCGGCCGCGCGCCGGCGCACGGAAAACGTGCTGGCCATGGAGTCGGCGCTTGTCGAGGACGTCGAGGCGGGCGATCTCGAGGAGCCGACGCCCGAGCACGAGCGCCTCGAGCGGCGTCCCAAGCCTGAGGCACAGGCGAGCGACGGGGCGCAGGCCCCGGTTGCTGGCGAGAGCGTCCCACCGGAGGATGCCGGCGCTGCCGAGGATGCCTCCGCGCAGGCTGTGACACCCGACGAGCCGGACGACTCCGACGAGAAGGCCGCTCCCGCTGCGGCCGCAGGAGACATCGCCGATGAGCCCGCTGACGTCCCGGCTCCCGAGGAGGATCCCGTCCCGGCTCCGGCGGGCGCGACGACTGTGATGGCGCCCGTCAGCGCGCAGAGCACTCCCGACGCCCCGGCTGCCCCCGACGTTCCTGCGCCCGCTGCGCCCCTGGGCGCGACTGGCGAGCTGCCCACTGCCGTGCCTGCATCGGAGACGGGCGCGCTGCCTGCCCAGGACGCCTCCTCGACTGGCCAGCTCCCGGCGCCGGCAGGCCCCGCCGAGGATGTGGCCACCGACGCGAGCGGCGTCCCGCCGTTCCTCGCGAAGATGGCGGCGTTCGTCGCCGAGGGGAGCGTCCCCAACGGCGAGACAGGCGCGTTCGAGGCGGTGGCCGCTGCCGTCGAGGCACGCGAGCCCGAGAGCGAGCCCGCCACGCCCCCGGCACCCGCGTCGACGGCCTCCCGCCTCCCGGCGTTTCTGAGCGCCGCCCTGAGCGCGCGCCCGACAGGCCGCTCTGTGGACCCGCAGGCTGCATCGGAGGCTCCGGCGACGTTTGACGCGTCCATCAGGATTGCTCCTCCGCCGATGGCCGCGCCCACCCAGGATGGGGACGCCGACGCCACAGGCGAGCGCCCCGCGTCCGGCCGGGCGCTCAAGCGCGGGCGCTCGACGGCGTCGGGCCTTCCTAAGAAGAAGCCGAACCCCGTCGAGGCGTTCCACGAGCGCGCGACGCTGCGCATCGGCGAGAAGCCGGCCATCCCACCCGACCAGCGTCCCTCGGCCGCGAGCAAGACTGCCAAGCCCAAACCCCGCCCCAAGCGCGGCAAGCGCTCGTAGGGGGTATCCCGCAGAGCTGGAGCCGGCTTCCGTGCGCGTTCGGCGGGAGCCGGCTCCAGCCTGCGCTTTTGTGGCGCAGACGCGCTAGAATGGTGCGCGCTGCACTTCGGCGGGCAGCCTGGG from Coriobacteriia bacterium harbors:
- a CDS encoding phosphoglucosamine mutase → MPNSLFGTDGARGVANDDLTCELAYRLGMGAVSCLGPHIVVGRDTRRSGTMLESALVAGIMAAGGEPACCGVIPTPAVALITREEGADGGVVISASHNPPEYNGIKFFGPDGMKATDDVEDALAAFAADGWRTQQFGTGEQVGALRKLKLARETYINHAIATIDCDLTGLTIAVDCAHGASCRTTPAALERLGARVHVINTDYNGMDINVGCGSTHLDAVRELVAKTGADVGIAHDGDADRVLFVDAAGEEVDGDKVLAICARDLSERGELEAGEVVSTVMCNMGLTRAMDELGVSVAQTPVGDRFVLQRMLADGAVLGGEQSGHIIFLRHNTTGDGLVTALQLLAVMKRTGRSLADLARVMRRYPQSLVNVRTPRKAEWQDNEFVTRAIDEANAALAGDGRILVRASGTEPLVRVMVEAASEQIAGDVAEGIAAVVREQLDGE
- the glmS gene encoding glutamine--fructose-6-phosphate transaminase (isomerizing), with amino-acid sequence MCGIVGYTGREQAEPILLKGLQSLEYRGYDSAGMAVIDRAGALHLMKRKGKVQMLADALAEHPLDGTCGIAHTRWATHGVPSERNAHPFADCTGTISLLHNGIIENYAELRAELVAAGHTFTSETDSEVVVHLVESLYDGDLAAALRAACQRLDGAWALVAVSAREPGVIVAARKGSPLVVASTPKGALAASDLTALAPYTRDVVALEDNEFAVLRADGSVEVTDAQGQRVDVETLHIDWDVSSATLGGYPDFMMKEISEQPQALERLLHDRVRSGRVELDELDLTDDELRAIDRIYVVACGTSYHAGLVAKALIESWARVPVEVDVASELMYRDALVTPHTLCLVITQSGETAETLLCARRLKDMGARLLAVTNVLGSTAARDADGVLYLQSGPEVSVASTKAYTSMLVAMVLIALFLASKRGRMDAGEVAEHLATLERLPAVVRTALDRQGLAAEAATAFEGAHSALFLGRGLNSASAREGALKLKEVSYLHAEAYPAGEMKHGPIALIDLGFPVVVVVPRDALRAKTVSNIAEIKARGAVVIAVATQGDDEVAALADHVLWLPPLPDWCTPVVVAVYLQLMARDVALDRGCDVDRPRNLAKSVTTE
- the acpS gene encoding holo-ACP synthase; its protein translation is MDIVETGRMRDTLFRTSRFKYRVFTDAERAWCDARPDPASAYAGCFAARQATLKALGCGWFGQGVRFSDVSVSHDAKGRPFMVLAGAAERIARGQGITDVFVSIAHTRGLAVANAVAATPDSVPRRDEKVDERAVIAEQFKQARALLDELDRPADAGTSRGGTSGPSARHAAGGVDAPDTTEG
- a CDS encoding NAD(P)H-hydrate dehydratase; amino-acid sequence: MSVADVREFERALVEKGTPLAELMRRAGAVVAVQAARFVQHGSVVVLCGMGNNGGDGWVAADNLARHGYEVSVVAPATPAVMKSELARRMATRATDMGVPVHVAPTPEELEELLLPADVVIDACFGIGFHGALPEPYETWVQVVDEIFDGHLVSVDVPSGIDATSGMADGAHFDADVTVTMFAAKPGLVSGRGRAASGRVVVASLTDDDEGLQDISDAAAAFVMEERDYLDVLPEPDPLQDKYTRGRVVVVAGSSRYPGAAIMAATAAARSGAGYVTLVVPAPVVPVAQMHLLSVPVIGLPADPEGAFSVEAADRVAALVERADAVLAGPGMTTSLGACEVVRNLLRTDRPLVLDADALNAAVRICAGSAAAHPDALRREAPLVLTPHRRELARLMGGELERTQTLAGAMEAAQDLAWAVGSANFCVIAKGPVSAVATIDSTLIPQPGPVALATAGTGDVLAGMTASLLAQFFATMDEEERAEGIDSSDLLMLMAGADRVHAVAGELACRAHGSRGVMAPDVADVAGKAIDELLRRAERDFDEASDDPGTVLEGDATLADEEPAVKAAAPELQGASEETPAAASKPEAEPERQAGAPAPTRRELLAAAARRRTENVLAMESALVEDVEAGDLEEPTPEHERLERRPKPEAQASDGAQAPVAGESVPPEDAGAAEDASAQAVTPDEPDDSDEKAAPAAAAGDIADEPADVPAPEEDPVPAPAGATTVMAPVSAQSTPDAPAAPDVPAPAAPLGATGELPTAVPASETGALPAQDASSTGQLPAPAGPAEDVATDASGVPPFLAKMAAFVAEGSVPNGETGAFEAVAAAVEAREPESEPATPPAPASTASRLPAFLSAALSARPTGRSVDPQAASEAPATFDASIRIAPPPMAAPTQDGDADATGERPASGRALKRGRSTASGLPKKKPNPVEAFHERATLRIGEKPAIPPDQRPSAASKTAKPKPRPKRGKRS